Proteins encoded by one window of Pseudonocardia sp. HH130629-09:
- the arsC gene encoding arsenate reductase (glutaredoxin) (This arsenate reductase requires both glutathione and glutaredoxin to convert arsenate to arsenite, after which the efflux transporter formed by ArsA and ArsB can extrude the arsenite from the cell, providing resistance.): protein MEIWHNPRCSKSRAALALLTEHGAEPTVRRYLDDPPTRAELERALAALGTEDPFAITRTGEPAFREQGLAGADRDTLLDALAAEPKLIERPVVIDGDRAVVGRPPENVLGLLGDAPR, encoded by the coding sequence GTGGAGATCTGGCACAACCCGCGCTGCTCGAAGAGCCGCGCCGCCCTCGCGTTGCTGACCGAGCACGGTGCCGAGCCGACGGTGCGCCGCTACCTCGACGACCCGCCGACCCGCGCCGAGCTCGAACGGGCGCTGGCCGCGCTGGGCACCGAGGACCCGTTCGCGATCACCCGCACCGGCGAGCCGGCGTTCCGCGAACAGGGTCTCGCCGGGGCCGACCGGGACACCCTGCTCGACGCGCTGGCCGCCGAGCCGAAGCTGATCGAGCGGCCCGTGGTGATCGACGGCGACCGGGCCGTCGTGGGCAGGCCGCCGGAGAACGTGCTGGGCCTGCTCGGCGACGCGCCCCGGTGA
- a CDS encoding catalase: MTTSHQPKPTTTDSGSPVASDEHSLTIGPDGPLLLNDHYLIEQMANFNRERIPERQPHAKGGGAFAKFETTEDVSQYTKAAFLQPGVESRGIIRFSTVAGERGSPDTWRDPRGFSLKLWTTEGNWDMVGNNTPVFFVRDPMKFQHFIRSQKRRVANNLRDHDMQWDFWTLSPESAHQVTWLMGDRGIPKSWRQMNGYSSHTYSWINDAGEMVWVKYHFKSDQGVECLTQDEADTLAGSDPDYHQADLYNEIEAGNHPSWTLYVQVMPFADAKTYRYNPFDLTKVWPHSDYPLIKVGKLTLDQNVEDYHAEIEQAAFEPNNLVPGTGLSPDKMLLARGFSYADAHRARLGVNYKQIPVNAPRSEVNNYQKDGAMRITNTRDPIYAPNSYGGPAADPKRVSEALWYADGDMVRSAYTLRESDDDWGQAGIMVREVFDDAARERFVGNVAGHLLDGVTEPVLQRAFEYWRNVDKNIGDRIEQAVRNGG; the protein is encoded by the coding sequence GTGACTACGTCGCACCAGCCCAAGCCCACCACCACGGACTCCGGCAGCCCGGTCGCCAGCGACGAGCACTCGCTGACCATCGGCCCCGACGGCCCGCTCCTGCTCAACGACCACTACCTCATCGAGCAGATGGCGAACTTCAACCGGGAGCGCATCCCGGAGCGTCAGCCCCACGCCAAGGGCGGCGGAGCCTTCGCGAAGTTCGAGACCACCGAGGACGTCTCGCAGTACACCAAGGCCGCGTTCCTGCAGCCCGGCGTCGAGTCCCGGGGGATCATCCGGTTCTCCACCGTCGCGGGTGAGCGCGGCAGCCCCGACACCTGGCGTGACCCGCGCGGGTTCTCGCTCAAACTGTGGACCACCGAGGGCAACTGGGACATGGTCGGCAACAACACGCCGGTCTTCTTCGTCCGCGACCCGATGAAGTTCCAGCACTTCATCCGCAGCCAGAAGCGGCGCGTGGCGAACAACCTGCGCGACCACGACATGCAGTGGGACTTCTGGACGCTGTCGCCGGAGTCGGCGCACCAGGTCACCTGGCTGATGGGCGACCGGGGCATCCCGAAGTCCTGGCGGCAGATGAACGGCTACTCCAGCCACACCTACAGTTGGATCAACGACGCCGGCGAGATGGTCTGGGTGAAGTACCACTTCAAGTCCGACCAGGGCGTGGAGTGCCTCACCCAGGACGAGGCCGACACCCTCGCGGGCTCGGACCCCGACTACCACCAGGCCGACCTCTACAACGAGATCGAGGCGGGCAACCACCCGTCGTGGACGCTGTACGTGCAGGTCATGCCGTTCGCCGACGCGAAGACCTACCGCTACAACCCGTTCGACCTGACCAAGGTGTGGCCGCACAGCGACTACCCGCTGATCAAGGTCGGGAAGCTGACGCTGGACCAGAACGTCGAGGACTACCACGCCGAGATCGAGCAGGCCGCGTTCGAGCCGAACAACCTGGTGCCGGGAACCGGACTGTCGCCGGACAAGATGCTGCTCGCCCGCGGGTTCTCCTACGCCGACGCCCACCGCGCCCGCCTCGGGGTCAACTACAAGCAGATCCCGGTCAACGCGCCGCGCAGCGAGGTGAACAACTACCAGAAGGACGGCGCGATGCGGATCACGAACACCCGTGACCCGATCTACGCGCCGAACTCCTACGGCGGCCCGGCGGCCGACCCGAAGCGGGTCTCCGAGGCCCTCTGGTACGCCGACGGCGACATGGTCCGCAGCGCGTACACGCTGCGCGAGTCCGACGACGACTGGGGCCAGGCGGGGATCATGGTCCGCGAGGTCTTCGACGACGCCGCCCGCGAACGGTTCGTCGGCAACGTCGCCGGGCACCTGCTCGACGGCGTGACCGAGCCGGTCCTGCAGCGTGCCTTCGAGTACTGGCGCAACGTGGACAAGAACATCGGCGACCGGATCGAGCAGGCCGTCCGCAACGGCGGCTGA